One region of Cucurbita pepo subsp. pepo cultivar mu-cu-16 chromosome LG03, ASM280686v2, whole genome shotgun sequence genomic DNA includes:
- the LOC111791585 gene encoding NAC domain-containing protein 96-like → MDYSDLQSSIHYNCGFLPNFRLQLLPRIMATAALNQLPLGYVFCPTDQELFQFYLHHKIVGNDTPYVLPVVDLYSEEPSVLWQNFGGIDDQYLHVFTQLKKKKSRVIRKVGSHGGTWSGESDAVKIFSSDDNHILLGTLKRFHYQNPKVGKSNENCSWIMHEYTINPDLVLNGNVHDRFVFCKIRQKILYHRREDQAPISTETIQVHEQAIANPGEETFKINKQFLGELMNPISTETIQVHEQAIANPEEETFQINEHFHGELMNLISTETIQVHEQAIANPEEETFQIDEQSLRELMNPISTESIKIHAQAEDSNEEQMFEINEQFFEELDDPLEDIDFSCMDDDLSLLDDLPLPW, encoded by the coding sequence atggattaTTCAGACTTACAGAGTTCCATTCATTACAACTGTGGATTTCTTCCTAATTTCCGCCTTCAGCTCCTCCCTCGCATCATGGCCACTGCAGCATTAAACCAACTTCCATTGGGTTATGTCTTCTGTCCCACCGATCAAGAACTCTTCCAATTCTATCTCCACCATAAAATCGTCGGAAACGACACTCCATACGTGCTCCCCGTCGTCGACCTTTACAGCGAGGAACCTTCGGTGTTATGGCAAAATTTCGGAGGGATCGACGATCAATACCTCCACGTTTTCACacagttgaagaagaaaaaatctcGAGTCATCAGAAAGGTTGGCTCCCATGGTGGAACTTGGAGTGGAGAGAGTGATGCTGTTAAAATATTCTCTTCCGATGATAATCATATTCTACTTGGGACTTTAAAACGTTTTCATTACCAGAATCCTAAGGTTGGGAAAAGTAACGAGAATTGTTCGTGGATCATGCATGAGTATACTATTAATCCTGATCTCGTACTGAACGGGAATGTACATGATCGTTTCGTTTTTTGTAAGATTCGACAGAAGATTTTGTACCATAGAAGGGAAGATCAGGCGCCGATATCAACCGAGACCATTCAAGTACATGAGCAAGCTATTGCAAACCCTGGAGAAGAAACGTTTAAAATCAACAAACAATTTCTTGGAGAGCTTATGAATCCCATATCAACCGAGACCATTCAAGTACATGAGCAAGCTATTGCAAACCCTGAAGAAGAAACGTTTCAAATCAACGAACACTTTCATGGAGAGCTTATGAATCTCATATCAACCGAGACCATTCAAGTACATGAGCAAGCTATTGCAAACCCCGAAGAAGAAACGTTTCAAATCGACGAACAATCTCTTAGAGAACTTATGAATCCCATATCAACCGAGAGCATTAAAATACATGCACAAGCCGAAGAttcaaatgaagaacaaatgtttgaaatcaatgaacaATTTTTTGAAGAACTTGACGATCCATTGGAAGATATCGACTTCTCTTGCATGGACGACGACCTCTCATTACTTGATGATTTACCACTTCCATggtaa